From the genome of Falco peregrinus isolate bFalPer1 unplaced genomic scaffold, bFalPer1.pri scaffold_76, whole genome shotgun sequence, one region includes:
- the LOC129783626 gene encoding olfactory receptor 14C36-like has translation MSNSSSITQFLLLALADTRELQLLHFWLSLGIYLAALMANGLIITTVVCDHHLHTPMYFFLLNLSLLDLGSISTTVPKAMANSLWDTRDISDSGCAAQLFLIVFFLSAEYSLLTVMAYDRYVAICQPLHYGTLLGSRACVHMAAAAWASGFLYAALHTASTLSLPLCHGNALGQVFCEIPQILKLSCSHTYLRELRLLLCSACVAFGCFIFIVLSYVQIFRAVLRIPSEQGRHKAFSTCLPHLAVVSLFLSTGTFAYLKPPSISSPSLDLVVAVLYAVVPPALNPLIYSMRNEELKGAMCKLIAGCSSEGIKL, from the coding sequence atgtccaacagcagctccatcacccagttcctcctcctggcattggcagacacgcgggagctgcagctcttgcacttctggctctccctgggcatctacctggctgccctcatggccaacggCCTCATCATCACCACCGTAGTGTGCGACCaccacctgcacacccccatgtacttcttcctcctcaacctctccctcctcgacctgggctccatctccaccactgtccccaaagccatggccaactccctctgggacaccagggacatctccgactcaggatgtgctgcacagctcttcctgattgtctttttcctttcagcagagtatTCTCTCCTCACtgtcatggcctatgaccgctacgtggccatctgccagcccctgcactacgggaccctgctgggcagcagagcttgtgtccacatggcagcagctgcctgggccagtgggtttctctatgctgcgctgcacacggccagtacactgtcactgccgctctgccacggcaatgccctgggacaggtcttctgtgaaatcccacagatcctcaagctctcctgctcacacacctacctcagggaacTTAGGCTGCTTCTGTGTAGTGCTTGTGTAGCCTTtggatgtttcattttcattgttctgtcctacgtgcagatcttcagggccgtgctgaggatcccctctgagcagggacggcacaaagccttttccacgtgcctccctcacctggccgtggtctccctctttctcagcactggCACATTTGCCTACCTGAagcccccctccatctcctccccatctctggACCTGGTGGTGGCAGTTCTGTACGcagtggtgcctccagcactgaaccccctcatctacagcatgaggaatgAGGAGCTGAAGGGTGCAATGTGCAAACTCATAGCTGGATGTTCTTctgaaggaataaaattatga